A stretch of Amycolatopsis balhimycina FH 1894 DNA encodes these proteins:
- a CDS encoding nuclear transport factor 2 family protein — protein sequence MKISAVKRVLAVLAAAVAGVTALSGSASADHRQPGHGRPGIVAAWASAWSGTDPQALAKLFTADATYTDFGVNVVSTGRDGVASWKQRTDLLIANVHVTVKESFRGGDHIAIETVYSGQIHGAPAPFAVPATTILELRQGLIVSDRDYYSLATLLAQSGLPATWTPPTA from the coding sequence ATGAAGATCTCCGCAGTGAAGCGCGTCCTGGCCGTTCTCGCCGCCGCCGTTGCCGGTGTCACCGCCCTGAGCGGCAGCGCGTCCGCCGACCACCGCCAACCCGGGCACGGGCGTCCCGGCATCGTGGCGGCCTGGGCGTCGGCGTGGAGCGGCACCGACCCGCAGGCGCTGGCGAAGCTGTTCACCGCCGACGCCACCTACACCGACTTCGGCGTCAACGTGGTCTCGACGGGCCGGGACGGGGTCGCCTCCTGGAAGCAGCGCACCGACCTGTTGATCGCGAACGTGCACGTCACGGTCAAGGAGTCGTTCCGCGGCGGCGACCACATCGCGATCGAGACAGTCTACTCAGGACAGATCCACGGCGCGCCGGCACCGTTCGCGGTGCCCGCCACGACGATCCTCGAACTGCGGCAGGGCCTGATCGTCAGCGACCGGGACTACTACAGCCTCGCCACCCTGCTGGCCCAGTCCGGCCTGCCCGCCACCTGGACCCCGCCGACCGCCTGA
- a CDS encoding helix-turn-helix transcriptional regulator, with amino-acid sequence MTPQPRKSRTPRRALSPSVRMDRAALGDFLRRRREALTPADLGLPPGTRRRTPELRREEVAMLTAMSANYYERLEQARGPQPSVSVLGALARTLRLTSDETGYLYTLAGHAPPPRPPAPHSATDPSLLTALGSLGPTTIGLITDDLGAVLAQNALSAEVYAPFAGRTGIDRNIIWRWFADRAWRDSIARPEEQEQTSRAYVADLRLAVGLRAGDHDSVRFVRRLRAGSASFTELWERHQAGLLKPGPKLVLHPRAKLELSCAVLPGRAQGQRLVLFRADPGSPADRILATLHPTKSPSVE; translated from the coding sequence GTGACGCCGCAACCACGGAAGTCCCGCACACCGCGTCGAGCCCTGTCCCCGAGCGTGCGGATGGACCGTGCGGCGCTCGGTGACTTCCTGCGTCGGCGCCGGGAAGCCCTGACCCCGGCGGACCTCGGCCTGCCACCCGGCACCCGGCGCCGCACCCCGGAGCTGCGCCGGGAGGAAGTGGCCATGCTGACGGCGATGTCGGCCAACTACTACGAGCGGCTCGAGCAGGCCCGCGGCCCTCAGCCGTCCGTGTCGGTGCTCGGAGCTCTCGCTCGCACGTTGCGCCTGACCAGCGACGAAACCGGGTACCTGTACACGCTGGCCGGGCATGCCCCGCCGCCGCGGCCGCCCGCCCCGCACTCGGCGACGGATCCCAGCCTGCTCACCGCGCTCGGCTCGCTCGGGCCCACCACGATCGGCCTGATCACCGACGACCTCGGCGCCGTGCTGGCCCAGAACGCTCTCAGTGCCGAGGTCTACGCCCCGTTCGCCGGCCGGACCGGCATCGACCGGAACATCATCTGGCGATGGTTCGCCGATCGGGCCTGGCGCGACTCCATCGCCCGGCCCGAGGAACAGGAACAGACCAGCCGGGCCTACGTGGCGGACCTGCGCTTGGCCGTCGGCCTGCGGGCCGGAGACCACGATTCGGTCCGGTTTGTTCGCCGACTCCGGGCTGGCAGCGCCTCCTTCACCGAACTGTGGGAACGCCACCAGGCCGGCCTGCTGAAGCCAGGCCCCAAGCTGGTCCTGCATCCGCGCGCGAAGCTCGAACTGAGCTGCGCCGTACTCCCCGGCCGGGCGCAAGGGCAGCGGCTGGTGCTGTTCCGGGCCGACCCCGGCAGCCCGGCAGACCGAATCCTGGCCACACTGCATCCGACGAAATCGCCTTCCGTCGAGTAG
- a CDS encoding MarR family winged helix-turn-helix transcriptional regulator: MPASDPLLDDERLTAIGLFVEAKSALVRRLDEELRRDVGMSLSSYEALIRLGRSPGRRLRQVELSRQLSLTTGGMTRMIDRLAADGLVRRTPCADDRRVSYAELTEEGLRAVERATEVHLVSLQKHFVEPLGEDGVATLAAAARRLRDALVPQVDVR, encoded by the coding sequence ATGCCTGCCTCCGACCCGCTGCTGGACGACGAGCGCCTGACTGCCATCGGGCTCTTCGTCGAGGCGAAAAGCGCGCTCGTGCGCCGGCTCGACGAAGAGCTGCGCCGGGATGTCGGCATGTCGCTGAGCAGCTACGAAGCGTTGATCCGGCTCGGCCGGTCTCCCGGACGCCGGCTGCGTCAGGTCGAACTCAGCCGGCAGCTCTCCCTCACCACGGGCGGCATGACGCGCATGATCGACCGCCTGGCCGCCGACGGACTGGTGCGGCGCACGCCGTGCGCCGACGACCGACGCGTGTCCTACGCCGAACTGACCGAAGAGGGTCTTCGTGCCGTGGAGCGGGCCACCGAGGTGCATCTCGTGAGCTTGCAGAAGCATTTCGTCGAGCCACTCGGAGAAGACGGCGTCGCGACTCTCGCCGCCGCCGCGCGTCGTCTACGCGACGCACTCGTCCCCCAGGTCGACGTTCGGTAG
- a CDS encoding VOC family protein, with amino-acid sequence MSVSPLVRNEIAHLAHAELFTADLGGSLWFFQTLLGMRETGRQGDSVYLRCYEDPYHHSLKLTAADQPGLGMLGWRTASRDAFDRRAVALDKAGLGTGPTDGDLGVGPTFGFTSPDGHPMELVWDVEKYRAPESLRSPILTRPSKRPLQGIPPRRLDHVNLMASDVTEQKTLFEQTLGFGTRETVVDGPAEMGAWMSVNALGHELAIMKDATGSRGRLHHLAFWYGIPQHNTDFAEICREYGVRIEAGPDVHGVTQGAFLYVFEPGGNRIELFGNTGILQFEPDYETRVWDLKEFATGAGLAIGGTTMPPEFMIYGTPPTAEQAGMVTGRTVGALT; translated from the coding sequence ATGTCCGTTTCACCTCTCGTTCGCAATGAGATCGCCCACCTCGCCCACGCCGAGCTCTTCACGGCAGACCTCGGCGGGTCACTCTGGTTCTTTCAGACCTTGCTCGGCATGCGGGAGACCGGTCGCCAGGGCGACTCGGTGTACCTCCGCTGCTATGAGGACCCCTACCACCACAGCCTCAAACTCACCGCCGCGGACCAGCCGGGGCTGGGCATGCTCGGCTGGCGGACCGCGTCACGGGACGCATTCGACCGACGGGCGGTGGCACTCGACAAGGCCGGCTTGGGTACCGGCCCCACCGACGGTGACCTCGGGGTCGGTCCGACCTTCGGCTTCACCTCACCGGACGGGCACCCGATGGAACTCGTCTGGGACGTGGAGAAGTACCGGGCACCGGAATCGCTGCGCTCGCCGATCCTGACCCGGCCTTCGAAGCGTCCCCTGCAAGGCATTCCGCCGCGGCGCCTGGACCACGTCAACCTGATGGCGTCCGACGTGACCGAGCAGAAAACGCTCTTCGAGCAGACCCTCGGTTTCGGCACCAGGGAGACGGTCGTGGACGGACCGGCCGAGATGGGCGCGTGGATGAGCGTCAACGCGCTGGGACACGAACTCGCCATCATGAAGGACGCGACCGGGAGCCGGGGACGGCTGCACCACCTCGCTTTCTGGTACGGCATCCCGCAGCACAACACCGACTTCGCCGAGATCTGCCGCGAGTACGGAGTCCGCATCGAAGCGGGTCCCGACGTGCACGGCGTCACCCAGGGCGCGTTCCTCTACGTCTTCGAACCCGGGGGCAACCGCATCGAGCTCTTCGGCAACACCGGCATCCTCCAGTTCGAGCCGGACTACGAGACCCGCGTGTGGGATCTGAAGGAGTTCGCCACGGGCGCCGGGCTCGCGATCGGCGGCACGACCATGCCTCCGGAGTTCATGATCTACGGCACGCCGCCCACCGCCGAGCAGGCCGGAATGGTGACCGGGCGAACCGTCGGCGCACTGACATGA
- a CDS encoding alpha/beta fold hydrolase — translation MTGRATIGAGTSEIGRSISAGGIKTYYHDIGSGPPVLLLHGSGPGVTAHANWRAVIPLLAKNFRVIAPDLLGFGNTTAPEGARYDLDTWTTHLTDFADALGLAGMSLVGNSFGGALALKLATRHPERIDRLVLMGSVGIDFPITPGLERVWGFTPSLKNMRDLLDLFAHDRTRVTDDLAELRLAAATQPGVQDAFAAMFPAPRQARLQALAVAEQNIASLTCPTLILHGRDDQVIPLETSLRLHHLIRPSQLHVFGECGHWVQIERQDEFAALATSFLKANRTLISPLA, via the coding sequence ATGACCGGCCGGGCGACCATCGGTGCCGGCACCTCGGAGATCGGGCGGAGCATCTCGGCCGGCGGCATCAAGACCTACTACCACGACATCGGCTCCGGCCCGCCGGTGCTGCTTCTGCACGGCTCCGGCCCCGGAGTGACCGCGCACGCCAACTGGCGCGCGGTGATTCCGTTGCTGGCGAAAAACTTCCGGGTCATCGCCCCGGACCTGCTCGGCTTCGGGAACACCACCGCGCCGGAGGGCGCCAGGTACGACCTGGACACGTGGACGACCCACCTGACGGACTTCGCCGACGCACTCGGCTTGGCCGGAATGTCACTGGTGGGCAACAGTTTCGGCGGCGCCCTCGCGCTGAAGCTGGCCACTCGCCACCCGGAGCGGATCGACCGCCTCGTTCTCATGGGCAGCGTCGGGATCGACTTCCCGATCACGCCGGGACTGGAACGGGTCTGGGGATTCACCCCGTCGCTGAAGAACATGCGGGACCTGCTCGACTTGTTCGCCCACGACCGCACGCGTGTCACCGATGACCTCGCCGAACTCCGGCTCGCCGCGGCGACCCAGCCGGGAGTGCAGGACGCCTTCGCGGCCATGTTCCCGGCCCCTCGCCAGGCACGGCTCCAAGCCCTCGCCGTCGCCGAACAGAACATCGCCTCGCTGACCTGCCCCACCCTGATCCTGCACGGACGCGACGACCAGGTCATCCCGCTCGAGACGTCTCTGCGCCTCCATCACCTCATCAGGCCGTCACAGCTGCACGTGTTCGGCGAATGCGGTCATTGGGTGCAGATCGAGCGGCAGGACGAATTCGCCGCACTGGCCACCTCATTCCTCAAGGCCAACAGGACCCTGATTTCCCCTCTCGCATAG
- a CDS encoding TetR family transcriptional regulator, translating to MEARSVTWTTTRAPEEGAPAREGLRARKKRLMRQQLSDAATEMFMERGFDAVRVSEVAEACGVSEQTVFNYFPTKESLVLDRWDATAASLRSSLADVGTPLVTAVQRIVAGELGDLLSWLGGQDDPVRARATMRRFTELVEDTSALRAHQRDARDQVVAVAAGILAERIGLSPDAPEPRIAATALVGLWDVKADAVKKHLYGDLGLDEVRERVLEEVRRAAQVIDGGLRAWIDG from the coding sequence ATGGAAGCGCGATCGGTGACCTGGACGACCACGCGTGCCCCGGAGGAGGGTGCGCCGGCTCGGGAGGGGTTGCGCGCGCGGAAGAAGCGGTTGATGCGTCAGCAGCTGTCCGACGCGGCGACCGAGATGTTCATGGAACGGGGCTTCGACGCTGTCCGGGTATCGGAGGTCGCCGAGGCGTGCGGCGTGTCCGAGCAGACCGTGTTCAACTACTTCCCGACCAAGGAGTCGCTGGTCCTGGACCGCTGGGACGCCACGGCCGCGTCACTGCGGTCGAGCTTGGCCGATGTCGGGACACCGCTCGTGACGGCCGTCCAGCGGATCGTGGCCGGCGAGCTCGGGGATTTGCTGTCCTGGCTCGGAGGGCAGGACGATCCGGTGCGGGCTCGTGCCACGATGCGGCGCTTCACCGAGCTGGTCGAGGACACGTCCGCACTGCGCGCGCATCAGCGCGACGCGCGGGATCAGGTGGTCGCCGTCGCGGCGGGGATCCTGGCCGAGCGGATCGGCCTGAGCCCGGACGCCCCGGAGCCGAGGATTGCCGCGACCGCGCTGGTGGGGCTGTGGGACGTGAAGGCCGATGCGGTGAAGAAGCACCTGTACGGCGACCTCGGCTTGGACGAGGTTCGCGAGCGTGTCCTGGAGGAGGTCCGCCGCGCCGCGCAAGTGATCGACGGCGGCCTTCGAGCGTGGATTGACGGGTGA
- a CDS encoding transposase produces MDIDRFRNIVARRQIPRCDDGRIVLGIDVSNWLRPDANTSPERLFCHTYARGKGQAQMIPGWPYSFVAALEPGRASWTAILDPQRLGPDEGTAVAAPPAAHGHRRAHRGWALARGRSGDLDRR; encoded by the coding sequence ATCGACATTGACCGGTTCCGCAATATCGTCGCCCGCCGGCAGATACCGCGCTGCGACGACGGCCGTATCGTGCTGGGAATCGACGTCAGCAACTGGCTGCGTCCGGACGCGAACACCAGCCCGGAGCGGCTGTTCTGCCACACCTACGCACGCGGCAAGGGCCAAGCCCAGATGATCCCCGGGTGGCCCTACTCCTTCGTCGCGGCGCTGGAGCCGGGCCGCGCATCGTGGACGGCGATCCTGGACCCCCAGCGGCTGGGTCCCGACGAGGGCACCGCCGTCGCCGCCCCCCCAGCTGCGCACGGTCACCGAAGAGCTCATCGCGGCTGGGCACTGGCGCGAGGGCGATCCGGAGATCTGGATCGTCGGTGA
- a CDS encoding LLM class flavin-dependent oxidoreductase yields MKLGIGLPNQVRDVDASVIPEWASRAEQAGFGSVSTVGRLAYPGVMDTVALAAAAGATKRVGLFSNIMLAPSWPAALFAKEIAGIDGVSGGRLTLGVGVGLRPDDFVVDGFGTGDRGRRMDRDLQIYRSVWNGESFGGGPNPAVPAGTRQIPLIFGAGNARAMRRMAEHGEGYVGPSVPASMAGMLFDNARAAWREAGRDGEPRLIGIAYFALGDVDKGRANVADYYAGSGEFLDIVVGGVCTTTEEIAAAVKEYEALGAEEVFLNPTSDDLDEISRLADVVL; encoded by the coding sequence ATGAAACTCGGAATCGGACTCCCGAACCAGGTACGCGACGTTGATGCGAGCGTGATCCCGGAGTGGGCCAGTCGCGCGGAGCAGGCCGGCTTCGGGAGCGTGAGCACAGTTGGCAGGCTCGCGTACCCGGGCGTGATGGACACCGTGGCCCTGGCTGCCGCGGCCGGTGCCACCAAGAGGGTCGGCCTGTTCAGCAACATCATGCTGGCCCCGTCCTGGCCCGCCGCGCTTTTCGCGAAGGAGATCGCCGGCATCGACGGCGTGTCCGGCGGCCGGTTGACCCTCGGCGTCGGCGTCGGGCTACGACCCGATGACTTCGTGGTGGACGGTTTCGGCACCGGCGATCGCGGACGCCGGATGGACCGTGACCTTCAGATCTACCGGTCGGTCTGGAACGGTGAGTCGTTCGGCGGCGGTCCGAACCCGGCAGTTCCTGCGGGTACGCGGCAGATTCCGCTCATCTTCGGTGCCGGCAATGCGCGTGCTATGAGGCGGATGGCCGAACACGGCGAAGGCTATGTCGGCCCATCCGTCCCCGCGTCCATGGCGGGTATGTTGTTCGACAACGCGCGAGCCGCTTGGCGCGAAGCCGGACGTGACGGCGAGCCGCGTCTGATCGGTATCGCCTACTTCGCCCTCGGTGACGTCGACAAGGGCCGCGCGAACGTGGCGGATTACTACGCCGGGTCCGGTGAGTTCCTCGATATCGTCGTGGGGGGAGTGTGCACGACGACGGAGGAGATCGCCGCGGCCGTCAAGGAGTACGAGGCTCTCGGCGCCGAAGAAGTCTTCTTGAACCCGACGAGCGACGACCTCGACGAGATCAGCCGCTTGGCGGACGTCGTCCTTTGA
- a CDS encoding aldo/keto reductase, whose amino-acid sequence MTKLGTTELDIFGLNLGGAVFGRTADESMSFAVLDAYTGAGGNFLDTANAYGGGGGSETIIGKWLTARGRRDDMVIATKVGAGDQRPGLSAANIAVAVEESLRRLQTDHIDLYYAHRDDLDAPQEETLAAFDGLVRAGKVRHIAASNFEPDRLASALSISDREGFAKYVALQPHYNLVKRDYEKKLAPLVARENLVTLPYSGLAQGFLTGKYRSKDQQSGDPSRAARALEYLDARGERVLDVLEEVAVANAVSVTSVALAWLRVQPTVAAPIASARTPEQLPDLLESVSLELTDGELAALSQVSS is encoded by the coding sequence ATGACAAAGCTCGGCACCACGGAACTGGATATCTTCGGACTCAACCTCGGCGGCGCCGTCTTCGGTCGCACCGCAGACGAATCCATGTCGTTCGCCGTGCTTGACGCCTACACCGGGGCCGGCGGCAACTTCTTGGACACGGCGAACGCATACGGCGGTGGCGGCGGCTCGGAGACGATCATCGGCAAGTGGCTCACCGCACGCGGCCGGCGGGACGACATGGTGATCGCAACCAAGGTCGGCGCCGGGGACCAGCGGCCGGGTCTGTCGGCGGCGAACATCGCCGTGGCCGTCGAGGAATCCCTGCGCCGCCTGCAAACCGACCACATCGACCTCTACTACGCACACCGGGACGATCTCGACGCCCCGCAAGAGGAAACGCTAGCCGCGTTCGACGGGCTCGTCCGCGCGGGCAAAGTACGGCACATCGCGGCGTCGAACTTTGAACCCGACCGGCTCGCCTCTGCACTGTCCATCTCGGACCGTGAAGGTTTCGCAAAATACGTCGCCCTGCAACCGCATTACAATCTCGTGAAACGCGACTACGAGAAGAAACTGGCGCCCCTGGTCGCCCGTGAGAACCTCGTCACCCTGCCATATTCCGGTCTGGCACAGGGATTCCTCACCGGCAAATACCGCTCGAAGGACCAGCAGTCGGGCGACCCGTCACGCGCCGCGCGAGCGTTGGAATATCTGGACGCGCGCGGCGAGCGAGTGCTCGACGTACTCGAAGAAGTGGCTGTCGCAAATGCGGTTTCGGTCACCAGTGTCGCACTGGCCTGGTTGCGCGTGCAGCCGACGGTCGCCGCGCCGATCGCGAGCGCACGCACCCCGGAACAGTTGCCCGATCTGCTCGAGTCGGTTTCGCTCGAGCTCACCGACGGCGAGCTCGCCGCACTGAGTCAGGTCTCGAGCTGA
- a CDS encoding transposase has product MRTVTEELIAAGHWREGDPEIWIVGDTGYDGPRLAFLLADLPVRVLVRVRSDRVMAYPAAPRRPVRGTEPSSSSRTPAHGPRPPTPRLPRPRDTAPRKLVRGIDCIPS; this is encoded by the coding sequence CTGCGCACGGTCACCGAAGAGCTCATCGCGGCTGGGCACTGGCGCGAGGGCGATCCGGAGATCTGGATCGTCGGTGACACCGGCTACGACGGCCCGCGGCTGGCGTTCCTGCTGGCCGATCTGCCGGTCCGGGTGCTGGTGCGAGTGCGATCAGATCGTGTGATGGCCTACCCGGCGGCGCCGCGGCGCCCGGTGCGCGGCACGGAGCCGAGTTCAAGTTCAAGGACTCCCGCACATGGCCCGCGCCCGCCCACGCCACGACTACCCAGACCACGAGATACGGCACCGCGCAAGCTCGTTCGTGGGATCGACTGCATCCCAAGCTGA